In candidate division KSB1 bacterium, the sequence CAAAAACAGGCTTTTCTGCTTCTCATCGCTAAAACCATAAAGCTGCAAAATATCTTCACGGACATGAACATAGGTCAATAACTTTACCTGCTCATGGAGTTGGCCGATGCTTTCATAGGTGGATATGGGAATATCAAACTCGTAGCCGACGCCATTCACATCAAGAACTACTTTGGTCGGATTTTTAACAGTCAATTTTCCCTGGATATAGGCAAACATAATAATACTAATTCTTCCTGTTAGATCGGTGACAATGGCAAATTACGACTGCTAATGCATCAGATATATCATAACCAAATGAATCCGACTCCAAATGAATTTGGGTGCATACCATTTTTTTTACCTGCTCTTTGGATGCGTTGCCATAACCAGTAACTGCCATTTTGATTTCTCTTGGGCTATATTCCGAAACCGGTAAATTGTCCTTTGCAGCTGCCACTAAAGCTGCACCCCTGGCATGTCCCATCAACAAAGCGATTTTCGGATTTGCAGCGTAAAATACTTCTTCAACTGCAACTTCATCGGGCGCATACTCTTTTATCAGTTCAACAACTTTTTGAAAAATAATTGCTAAACGCTC encodes:
- the ruvC gene encoding crossover junction endodeoxyribonuclease RuvC yields the protein MLGIDPSLSSTGFALVQFHKNQYFSLNLGEIKTKTTQKLSERLAIIFQKVVELIKEYAPDEVAVEEVFYAANPKIALLMGHARGAALVAAAKDNLPVSEYSPREIKMAVTGYGNASKEQVKKMVCTQIHLESDSFGYDISDALAVVICHCHRSNRKN